AATTACATCGACCGACAAATTGCTCTATTGTGGCGTGACAGGCCCGACAGGGTGTTTGCTCGTCGACTGTAAGCCTTTTCCCCCAAAGCCAATTATTAAATTTCGCAGCTTACAAGCAGTAGAGCCCATGAAGCCTGGTCATACGTTCGGGTTCATCTAGAGCTATACATTGCTCTGAAACGGCTTGGCCTGGCCTCAAGCACTAACTGGCTCCCAAGCCTATCCTTCTTCGTCCCATTTACTCAAGATTCACCAATTCCGCCCCCCCCACCAGCGAAGGACCTGTCTTTCCAGTCTGTTTTACAATGGGTTGGAGGCCTGTGCATATGTTCGACGCCGTTTCTCGTCTGGATAATGTCTCAGAGACTTATCCGTGACTGGAGACCCCAAATTTGGGCGAGGATATTTCGGTGGCTACCGAACACTGGTTCTCTTTCTGGCGTGACTAACAGCTGGATGCAAGCCGACAGATCTGGTGACAGATCAGAGCACCGGCGTGCTCGGAGCACGATCGATGATGTTTCGCCTATACGGCCGGTCGATGGACAAATGCCCAACGATACGGGCCCAGTAGAAGCTGTTCGGCGGCCAAGTACTTTCTCGGCACGTGGAGATGACTATGCAactgacgaagaagataaCGAAGGCCTTAGTGCCACTTTGAtcagctttgatgttgaagccaCAGCTGAAACCAGCGAAGCACCTCCTGGACTCTGGAGCGCCGAACTAAGACCAAGCGTCGAAGCAAGGGGAGCACTTCTGCCTACAACCACCTACTGCGATACAATGCTGACGCAGCTGCCCCCTTTAATTGCCTCACATATCTTTACTGATGCCGTTTTGAGATTGGTGACTGCACCGTGGGAAGCAACCGCCCTGCGGTTGATGGCCCATAGTCTCCGTCAACGGTTTAACCTCCCAACTCATGACTTTTGTGAAATTAATATTCTCAGTCATCTCGATTTGACATTCGCTGTCAACTTTTTGAGTACTCAAGTGCTGCACTTAGCTTTATGTGGAGAGGTTTGGGCAGCCTTCACGACAGTGGCCACAGTCTTACACACAACCCCTGACGAGTGGCGGGAGGCCGAAGCCGAGGACCAGGAGAAAAGACAAGATTGGATAGATGAGAATGTTTAGCCGAGACCCGATAACTCCAGGTCTTCGTGCCGCACAGCATATATCAGAATGCAACTGTCCAATATGAACGACTTGAACATGAATTCCCTAGACCTATCTGGGGAACTGGCttggcattggatggattTCTTTGTCCCAATTGTTACTGTCAAGCCCTCCAAAACGTGTGTCATGAAAAGAAAGCCTAAATGTTTGCATGAGACCTTGCGTTGCAGCCTTGAACTGGCTAAGGAAACGTGATGCATGGATGTTTCAAAAACAGCTCCCATGCCTGACTGAAAGCCTACGCGACTATGGCTGAACAACCCGCTTGATGCGCTGCATAATAGGGATGCACGCAGAGGCTAAGATACCGGGAGAAGGGCGTTAAATATGGATGCATTGCCAAAGGAACCTTGCTATCTGATGCGTTACAATAAGTCACATACTATCGTCTGACATGTTACACAGCAATATAAGGTAGTGTGAAAACCATCACACCTTTCTTAGATTAGTCTCATATCCAATTCCTTCAATCTGCTCATATCATGGAGTTACTGTTATAAGTATCAATTGCAAAGTTATTCAACGAGAACCAACAAAATCATTCCAGACTGGCACAGCAAAAAAACTTATGccggggggggggggggggggggttaTTGTGAGCATTGACTTATCTCGGTACGGATAGACCGTCtagggaggaaagaaaacccaaGACACCGATCCTAAATagataaaaagatttagaCAATACAACATAAGTTTAAGATACCTTTTACTGGGTTATTTTAACACTTTGTATCAAGGTctggtattttcttgctcacCGAAGACTGGGAGGAAACAAAGAGCTGTAAGTTCCAGAACAGGACCAGTGAGTGGTTTAGAGGAGCTGTATACAGCGTACATAACTAGAATATCCGATTATGATTCAAATACATACTTATAGTCAGAGGAAAGTGGTACAATCTGTATCACTTATAAATTGGGGTGCTTCTAACCGGCGTAGCACTGAGCCTCGATTGTACTCAATAGTAGACGAGCACCAAAGCTAGCACAATAATACGATGCAGATGCGGTACAACTTATTCCATATAATACTTAgtgaaaggaaaaggcttGATTCTTCTAAGCTAGCTACAGAAAGAGAGGACTATCTATAATAGTCCTAAGGCATTCACCTAAGCTAGATTGCCTATAGCTGCCTAGATAAGCTTCCTGCATATAGGCATCTAAGGCAAATAGTAAATACATACAAACAAGGGCATCAGTTATCCAACAATAATGCTCACTAATTCCCTTGTCGTAGATCCTGGTTTAAAATTCATGTCTATAGCCGTGTAGCTTCCGTCATTTCTTGCCCCCTCATGATCATGTTAAACCCCACCTTTACTctttttgatgatgacgttTCAACTGCTACTTCAATTTCCAAACCAACCATGTTAGCAACCACCCGAACCCTATAACTGAAAATTCacttcaagaacatcaatTGTCCTGCAAATTACTGAGTAATGTCTGAGCGCACTGTCCTTATAACCGGCGCTACCGGCCTGCTGGGTCGTGAGGTCGCTACAACTTTCGGCCTCAAGAACTGGAATGTCAAAGGCACGGGCTATTCTCGCGCAGATGGAGTCAACaccttcaagatcaatcTAAGCAATGAGACGGAAGTGGGAGAGTTTCTGGATGAGACCAAGTTTGCAGTCCCTCCCCTCTATCGATGCTGTGCCAGTAGACTGACGTTACTATCTACCTCCAGACCACAGGTTATTGTCCATTGTAAGCTACCTGGCATGTTTCATTCGTACAGAGACTAACCAATGACGCCGAAAGGCGCTGCTCAAAGGTTCCCAGACAAGGTCGATAAAGACCCCGAAAGTGCCCGTGAACTCAACGTCGCTGCGAGCAAGGCACTCGCTAAGCTGGCCGCGGATAGAGACATATTTGTCATATATATATCAACCGACTACGTGTTCCCCGGTACGCCGGGGGATGCTCCCTATGAAGCCGATGCCAAGCCTCAGCCTACCAATCTTTACGGCCAAACGAAGCTGGATGGTGAGCGAGCCGTCTTAGACACGCTGAAGCAGGTTGGAAAGGAGGGCCTGGGTGTCGTTCTTCGAGTTCCTGTCCTCTATGGGAACGCTGAGACGCCAGCCGAGAGTGCGGTCAATGTTCTTATGGATGCACTATGGAAGGCACAGACACAGGGAGCTGAAATTAGCATGGACCACTGGGCAATACGCTATCCTACGAACACAGAAGACATCGGTAGGGTATGCCACGGTATGTCTCACTCTGCTTTTAACCACCAGGTTTCCAAACCACAGTGCCATTTGAACTAGTCTTGCCAAAACTCCTTGAGGGCAAACAAGTGCGCGAGAATATTCTGCTGACATTAAGCACAGATATTTCCGTCAAGTACCTCGATGCTCCAACTAAGGAGcgatcttgtcttccccGAGTTCTCCAGTTTTCCTCAGAGGATCGAATGACGAAGTATGAGATAGTGACACTATTTGGTGAGATAATGGGCCTGTCAACGGAAGGGATTAAGCCCAACACGGAAGGGAATGACCCAAATGCCAGTGTACAGCGACCTTATGACTGCCACTTGAGCACAAAGGCGCTAAAAGATCTGGGAATTGATGTTTCAACCTGCGACTTCAAAGGCTGGTGGAGACGTGAGGTTCGCGCATTTCGCAAGTAATAGGGAGCACTGCCAGCAAGGATCGCTGCATTCCGGTGTGAGACATGTATTCTTAAGAGCAAAAGTTTCAGATGAGACGATGGGTTCCCTTGAGTCGTGCTCGGTGGAAAAAGGGAGCATGTCTTGGGCGCAGAATATGACTGGAGACACGACGTATGAAGAAACCAGACCGCGAAACTATCACTTCATTATTTCATTCGCTGAACTGAAGAATGATAAAAGACGACTATAGAAAAGTCACGGCTTGGTCATGTCTTTGTCAGATCATAGCGGGATATCAACTGAGCACGTTTCTATTGTTGGGAACTCTTTTGGAAACATCTAACTGCGTAtatagtacctacctacagaGTAGGTAGGCAGTGTTTAAAGCATCTATCAACCTTAACCAGGTGCCTATGACTATTTACCTACCATAGGTCGCTAAGTAATTTATTGAGACATGCAACTCCCTTGCACTATGTAGCTGCTAGTAGGACTCTAAAATACGTTTTGCGGCGGATAAAACAGAGCTGGCGTTCACGATCGCAAGCCGCCATGTCTAAAAGCGCTATCTTCATTGAAATCGGTAatttttttctctctgtAAATCTGTCCCCATTCTGGGAAGTATCTTTGCGCCCTAGGTAATACTGCTGGAATGAGTGTCTAAAGGGAGCAAGTTGCACCTCGGCCCTTAAAAGCCTGGCCTCATACCAGAGACTCGCCTCTTGCACCTGGCCACATGCCATTGCTGCAATTGAGCGGGCTTTCGTTATATTGACGAAAATAGAGCTTTGTCTAGGGATGAGTCTGAAATAGCTGGTCTGCACTTTCTCGTCAAGTCATGTGGTGCTTGCTTCTGTTATTATGAATGCCGACTCCCGCCCCCTTCGGCGCCCTCGCCTTGGATTCTCGTCGACTGCTTGTTCAAACTTCAAATTGCAAAATTGTAGCCGCTGGTTGCTCTCCTtacagcatcttctttgaAAAACTTACTCGATCAACTTAACTCAAGCTCTTATTCCAATATCAGCAATCAGCATTGTTCACCTGGTGTGAACGCTTGTTGAGTTTCGGTCGCGTATTATCTACAAACGAAGCAATCGTTTTCTAATCATCGAATTGATGGATGCTATTAAAATCCATCGGCTTTTCTTCTCGGTCGTCGTTTCCTATCATTTCTCAGCTTCCTATACCTAATGCGAAAACGCCCTCCTACCTAAGATCAACCCTGTTGGCGATCTTAAGCGACGGCCTGCCCAATCTTCTTGCAACAACGGATCGATCCGAAAACCTTGTTGGACGCTTCAGGTCCTCAAAGGGTCCGATAGGGCTGCATCAGTGCTAATCAAGGGTGCATTCACCACTGCAGGAACAAGTTCGTTAGCGGCAGCACCATTAATATGTCGTCGTCAGTGGCGGTCGCGACTGCCCCATTGCAATTTCATGACTACTTGCAATTCCCAATCAATGATACAAAATCACCAATACCGGACTTCTCAGAACATAGAAATTTACGCGGGAAAAGTGTGTGTGCTGAATCTCGAAAAACATTTGAGGTTTATGCCGACCCGCCATCAGAAGGGGCTCATCTTGCGGAGGGGGATTGCTATCCACGACTTGACTCACCAACATTAGTCCCGCGAAGCGTTCAACGCCGGTCCAAGAGTGTGACTTCGTTATTAGCTCTATCTCGCCAACGAAAATTTATTGAGCCGGTGGTCCCAGCGCTGCCGTCCCCCTCAGTCTCGGTTTCAGTTGGCAATCGTGGAGTCGAATTCTTGAAAGGTCTCGCGGAGAGTGTTACAGGGGTCATTGGTAGCCTCTCTCCACGAATTGCGGCCAGCGCTGATAATGACAATGAGCCCAATAGGCACCGTCAGGATTCGTTGTGTTCTGTGCCTTCGATCATTCGCTCCCCGGTTCCGCCAGTATTGGTGTCGCCGTGTGTACAAAGCTTCGCTGGCGCATCAGGCAATTTAaactcagcttcagcagagTCTCAGACCGCGCCGTCGCCCGCTGTCCCGCCCGGCCCCAGTAGCCCCCTGGCAAGCCCGTTATATGTTCTAAAGCCTAAAACTACGAACATCCCACCATTCCTTTCGAACTTAGCTTCGAAACCTCTACCTCTACGATCACCAAATTTGAACCAAGAATTCTCCCGCAGCACTGCGCATCTTACTGGTCGTGAccgcagccgcagccgcagTCGAAGTCGCAGCCACAGTCGTCCCCGAGGCCCAGACTTATTCAAACCCCTTCCACCGACATATGCCTTTGATCTGCCAGCTCCAGAATCACCTATACTTCGTACCGTGCCATCTGCGAGCGATATTGCCAGATTCAAACGTCGCAATCAACACGCCTTGCGAATCAATACTGAAACTGCTGAACGCGCTGCAAAGATCGAACGAGAGGACCTTGAGCGCGAGGAAGACGAGTCTGAACGCCTAGCCAACATAGTTGCCcgtcttgaagctgagactGATCGTATCCTCGCCGAGCAGAAGAAACGCGACCTAGCCCGCCGCCGGGCGCCACTGCCGACTCCGTCCCCTAAATTTCCACggtttcttgttcttgacaagtttTCATTTCTCTATCGCACTCGGCGATCGAATGCTCTGACAAGCCAAGCCGGGACGCCAAGCCCAGGGGCACCAACTGTCTTTtctcttgatctcagccGGTCTACCAGTCCTGACgaatcttcatcaccagGAAAAATGAGTTTCATAGAACAAGGTGGTAAAGGTATCGTGCCAGGCACTGACGCCCCAACTTCGGCCAGCAATGGAGGTGAGAGAGTAAGTTGTATCCCTAATCCTTGAGTGTGCTCATTCAGATTCTGACATGGCTTTTCGCTGCAGCGCGTGTGCGTACGATGCCTATCATCAGTCATCAATCTTCCTGTCAACACTGATACCTCTCCTGTTGATATCCTCTACTCGACCGCCAACCTGACCAGCCATGATATCGATCCCAAGGCCAGCGTACTGATCGAATGCTATGTTGAACTGGGTCTCGAACGGCGCCTTCGCCGTTACGAAAGAATTCGTGACGTTATGAATTCTTGGGATCGTGACCAGCAGaactctcttcttgttgtcacCAATGATATCTCACAAACCGATGATCCTGATCTCGATATGAAGTCTGTGCCACGAACACCAAACCCTCCCCCAGGCTTCACGCTGCAAATGTACCACTCTTCCAGGCCAGGCAAATGGAACAAGCGATGGATCACCTTGCTGGAATCCGGTCAGATGTTtgcttccaagaagcctgatTCAAAGGCTTCGGACAAAGATAGTACTGTCCTGTGTCATTTATCAGATTTTGACATCTATACCCCAAGAGAGAGTGAGGCCAGGCGTCATCTAAAAGCCCCCCGGCGCTTTTGCTATGCTGTTAAGAGCCAACAGAAGACGTTCGTTTTCCCAAATGGCGAGAATTTTGTTCATTTCTTCTGCGCTGAAGACGGAAAACTTGCCAGGCGttttcttgaacttgtgcAACGTTGGCGAAGCTGGTATCTGGTCAATAAGCAGGTTGACTTCgggaagaaggacaagccTCCACAACTTGCCATGCCTCTAGAAAACGACACGGTTCGCAAAGCCATTTCCAGATCGAAGAGTTCTGCCGCATATAAAGGGCATAGTACGCAGGTTTCCGTTGACGAGACGCCATACACCATCGGCGCTTTCCAGCCACTTCTTGATATGGACCGCTTTGATAAACCCCTGGAGGAGTTCGGCAAAGATCCAGAACAGGACAAACAAAAACATGGGGATCCCGATACTGAGTTTAGAAGTGGACTCGTCCGGAACGCGACCTGCAAACAGCCAAACGTCTTAACAAAGTCTAAATCAATACATCAAAAGCATAGATCACCGCCAACGCCTCGGGATGAGGCGCAATTCTCTTCTACGGGGCTTTTGGGTCAAGTATATGAAGAGAAACGCAAGATAGCTGAACGGGCGCCTGTCATCAGCCCCCCTCCCACCAACGCGGCTTTCACAAAAGGAGCCTCGCTCTTGGGTCAAGATTATGAGCAAAAGCGCAAGATTTCTGAGCGATCGCCTGTCAACAACAGTGTTCCTTCAACGAATGCCGGTTTCACAGAGGGTCCTTCACTTCTCAACGGTGGTGTTGTCTCGCCAACGTCTCCTAATGAGAGTATGGCAGATTCAAAATCATGGTTTCCTTTGGGAACAGATCAGTCTTCTCAGCCACGCTACCGTAGCCGATCTGTCCGAGATTCCAACAGGCGTCCTACCACGTCTGAGAAGGTCCCAGATATGCCCCAGCCGCTAGTCAATCTTACCAACAGCTTCCCTGAGCCGCCTCGCTGGCGCGAGAATAAGGGTCATGGTATAAAAGCACCAGCCGGCGGTCCCTTAATCAGTCTCGCTACCGGGGGATCGACAAACAATTCATTCAAAACTCGGAGTGcctctggtcttgttggGCAGTCTCGACCTCTGACCTCTTCGTCTATGACGGTTGGTAGCCGTCCTCGGAGTCGGTCTATTGCAGGAACTCAACAATCGCCTAGCCAtgctcctcctgttcctcctttGCCAATCCGATCGTTACGTCGAGAGAACACTGCACCGCTCGAACAGTCTCGTGGCCGTGATCCTCGTCCGCGAGAGCCGTTGATCAATCGAGCCGGGACGACGGGCTCCTCATCAAGGAATTAAACAGAGGCCGGAACCTTACTTCCTTTCGCAAACGACGAGTTATTAAAGATGATATCAAAGGATTATGCAGTCATGTCCATCATGTCCAAAGAACAAACGTCCCTCAATCATGACTTtgtggccttcttgacgaatCAGAATATTTCATAGTACCGGTTTGAGTGAATAGAAGTGGAAGCGCTAAAAGGGAAAGTAGTGCCGGGTTCGGGCAGGGGCTTGCGAGTTATGTCTGATTAT
This region of Fusarium verticillioides 7600 chromosome 3, whole genome shotgun sequence genomic DNA includes:
- a CDS encoding dTDP-4-dehydrorhamnose reductase, with translation MSERTVLITGATGLLGREVATTFGLKNWNVKGTGYSRADGVNTFKINLSNETEVGEFLDETKPQVIVHCAAQRFPDKVDKDPESARELNVAASKALAKLAADRDIFVIYISTDYVFPGTPGDAPYEADAKPQPTNLYGQTKLDGERAVLDTLKQVGKEGLGVVLRVPVLYGNAETPAESAVNVLMDALWKAQTQGAEISMDHWAIRYPTNTEDIGRVCHGMSHSAFNHQVSKPQCHLN
- a CDS encoding dTDP-4-dehydrorhamnose reductase, whose protein sequence is MSERTVLITGATGLLGREVATTFGLKNWNVKGTGYSRADGVNTFKINLSNETEVGEFLDETKPQVIVHCAAQRFPDKVDKDPESARELNVAASKALAKLAADRDIFVIYISTDYVFPGTPGDAPYEADAKPQPTNLYGQTKLDGERAVLDTLKQVGKEGLGVVLRVPVLYGNAETPAESAVNVLMDALWKAQTQGAEISMDHWAIRYPTNTEDIGRVCHDISVKYLDAPTKERSCLPRVLQFSSEDRMTKYEIVTLFGEIMGLSTEGIKPNTEGNDPNASVQRPYDCHLSTKALKDLGIDVSTCDFKGWWRREVRAFRK